The Lynx canadensis isolate LIC74 chromosome A2, mLynCan4.pri.v2, whole genome shotgun sequence DNA segment TGTAGGTAACTCGGCAGGGTCTCTATCTAGGATGTACCAGGATTCGTCAGTTCCTCAAATATCTTGGTAGATGATAAGGTTTGCGTTTGGAATTGGGTCCTTTTAAAACTAGttcatctaggggcgcctgggtggcgcagccggttgagcatccgacttcagccaggtcacgatctcgcggtccgtgagttcgagccccgcgtcgggctctgggctgatggctcagagcctggagcctgtttctgattctgtgtctccctctctctctgcccctcgcccgttcatgctctgtctctctctgtcccaaaaataaataaacgttgaaaaaaaaaaaattttaaaaacaaaacaaaacaaaaaaaaaactagttcaTCTGTTCACGTGTAAAATTCAGACAGTTCTGAAAACACACTTCGCTTGGAAAAGTAGTGTCTTGGTGAGGTACGCGAGTAGGTGCTATTATTTGCATAATGCAGTCTTAAACATTCGGGGGCGCTATTCAAGACCTTCGTATTCTAGGAGGTTGGTCTACGGTAATATGGTTCAGAAGCCTCGAAAATACCAAAATACAGGTTGAAAGTTGGTCTTTTCCTGTTAAAGAACCGTCTGGTACCTTCCTTCTAGTCACCCACCCTTCCATAATAAGCTTTGACGGTTTTTAAGCCTTAGTTTTTTCATGTTAGAAACAAATCAAATTATAGTACAGTTGTAATGGGTGTTTTTATTGAATGTTGTCTGCCAGGCATTAGGCATGATGTCCTTTAATCTTTTTGACACAACAGGACATATGTAAATGAcgttttgcctattttctccttgaGGAAATTGGAGAGTAAAGGTAAAGATCCAAGAACACATAGCTCGTAAGAGAGTAAGAAGACCAGGCTGATGACAGAGTCCGTGTGCTTAACTCCTACACCATATTGACTTGGTGCGAAAAATTTATTAGATTATTGTATTTCTGTGAGGATGAATGTTGACTAGATGGAAAAGGCGGTAAAAATTAGAAGATGTGAGGCATCTCGGTAGGAATGCTTATGTGTGGGTTCCTGGGAGGCACCTCCTTTCTATAGTGGTTCTCAGAAGTCTTCTGGTGGGTGCCTCCTGAGTCATCCTCAGGGAAAGAACCTCTGTTCTCTGCTAGTGGAACGGATCCTGAGTATCCTTAGAGGTAGCAGACTGTCCTTGGAATGGAAAGTGTGATTCTGAGAAATGACTCTCATTTTGATACAAATAGGgtatataattttagtttttggcGTGAGTCTCATTCAGTGGCTTTCCTCAAAAGTACCCCAAACGCTAGAGCAGTGAGATGAAGTACTTACCCTTCCTTATTAGCTGCTGCTTCTTGAAGTTGGTTTTTCCTCTCTgattagaaaataatacattcaGTCCCAAAAGCCTGGAAGTGTCTTGAGTGTCTGTCAGTGATGGTTAAGTAATTATGATTGATGGAAGTGGTATAGTTTAAGAACTAAGACCATTCAGTAAAGGTCTGCCACTTAATTTGTTGTGCGACCTTGGGCGAGTTAGTTAACCTCTCTAGACCTCACTTGCAAAAATAATTGGTTTGGGGAAGATTGAAAAGGTAAATGTTTCTTACCAGCTTAGATCCAAAGTCCTCATACTGGCCAAAGATCTGTTGAAACATGGCCACTCCTGTTGGGGACAGTCTTCTGTGGTTGATTTCTCCAACAGTACAATAGAATAATCATGGCAAAGACTGTTTGGCCTGCAAAGTCTCAGATACTCACCAGCTGGCCCTTGACAGGACGAGTCTGCTGACCCTGCTTTAGAGCAGTGCCCAGCATACAGCCGCACCATAGGGTCATTGCTGTTGTCGGTGTGAAATATTATCACCCCTTCCGCTATTATAGttattacttttaatgtaatCACGTACATGAACTAATTAGGTTTATAGGAATTAAAACAATCTCCAAGAGGAAAGTGAAGCTATGGCAGGGTACACAATGTGTGGCCACTTGTGCAGAGAAAGGACAGATGGTCTTGCACTCTTGGGAGCACACACAGGCGATCTGGAGACAGCTGCGTCGGGAAGGAAGGAGTGGTGCAAGGGTGGCTTCCTAGCCAGATAAACGTAATAGCCGTACGTGTTCTTTAGCAAATACTTGAAACATTATTGTCCTCCCTAAAACATAACCAGCTTGGGGTGTTATGGCAAGCAGTTAAGATTATTTTGGTTCGCCCAATAATTTTATGGATCTCCCTCATGTGTATGGGGAACCCCCACCTTATTGGGTAGAGCCCGCCTCTTAGAAGATCAGTACACTAGTCGTTCTTCCCCAACAGAGGTGCCTCTGGGCCACCTGACTTTGCGATCCTGTGTTCCTATCCCCACACTCCACTTTGGAGATTGATGAGGCTAGGAGTCAGGTACTCAAGGGATCCATCCCAGTCTAGGCCGGAGCCACCTTGGGGCAGCAGGCTCAGTAGCCGTAGCATTCAGGCTTGGAGAAGTGGCGGCCCGAGAAATCTGAGAATCTGTCCTGCAGTCTGGTTCTGGACATTGTTCATGGGAGAGCAGCCCCTGAACTTGGGGTTCCGACTGACTTGGGAGAGTCTGTACTACctaattttaatctctttttagaTTAAACctgctgtttttcctttttcctttggctCGTGTCTTAAAATCCTCACTGGTACCATTTTAGTGGGCTTCACGCTCTATCTGCAGGTATATACACTTGGAATGTTTCTTTAAACTGAGGTGAAGTCAAACTATAATGCTGTTTTGATTCCTGCACTGTGTCAGGAGTGATTTTCATCGCTGTTCTTTTTCATTGCATGGGTGTACCGTTGGGTTACCCTGTATTGACAACATAAGCTGTATTCTCGTTTATTTTGCAGATGGAGGACAAAGAAACTCTAAACAATTTAGATACTTCATCATCTGACTTCACTATATTGCAGGTAAATTGTATGTCTCAATAATTTTAGAATCCAAGATGAGACTACCATTTCTGGCAACCACTTCAGATGTTGTATGGCACTGCTAAGTACAAGGCATTGTGAGGTGTGTTTGCCCCTCTGGCACCTTCAGAGAGGGTTTTACTTTCCACTTTCTCCAAGTACAATGTGCCTGTTGCAAAGGTCTCCTCGTCTTTCCTTCCCCTTCGAGCTCCGTGGCTTCTGTACAGCCAAGAGGAGGGCCTGTTTGGGAAGGTCTTGTTGGTTTCATTGCCGGCGGAAAGACCACCTGTCTGATCTGTTCTGGGTGGTGTCCTCTGTTGggtgagatggggtgggggtggggggccgagGGGAGCACTCCCTCCCTAGGAGAGATTCTCGGGGTCCAGATGAGGAtgcaggaggggtggggtggccaGAGCAGTGACGTCACAGCTGGGAAGGGTGGAACGTCGGGGGTTCTGGTTCTGTCTACGGGAATTTTCTCACAGCAAATGCAGAGCTTTATTTTGATGACTCTATCATCTTGACTGTATCGTCTGTGTAAATATTAAATCTTAGATGAGAACAAATGAGATGTGGACTGACTTTCAGGTAGGATTTACATACATGTGGGTCTTgagtttccttttaatttttcagcAAGCCTGCCTAGATAAAAACTGCTGGAATAAACTTATCTGGGTAGCTGTCTGATTTTCATTGGAAAATTTtgcaaggaaataaaaacatagtatgtgccagtttttgttttttggggttttttggtgtcaTTTTTCATTTACCTGTACTGCTTAATTAGAAGCCGTCTTTCAGACACAATCCCCATTTGCTTCTGCCAGGCAGGGGCAAGGGTGGTTATTGGCAAGCCAGAATCCCAGCTGCGAGGAGGGTGCAAACCTCAAGAAAGTGCGGTGGAGCCCAGTTTACCTTTAGTCCTGATGTCTTGCTCCAGCTGCAAAGTGATACCACCCATTTCCTGGCTCCGAAAGGAAAGGAGGAGCCGGGTCTTGCCATTTgctctagttttttgttttttgggtgtttttggtCAAAGACTCCCGTGTTAACGTGGAAGATATATAAACCCTTCCAGAGACAAATAGAGGTACATTAATTTCTTTCTGGAGAAAGTTAAGGAGAGAATTCTGTCTAGAATGATCTCTGGCTTCAGTTGTAGGCTTAATTCCCAGGGTGGGGTACGttgcatgaaaaaaaatacataaaacgaAACTGAGAGAAGTGAACAGTTCCACAGTGCTTTCCAGGATGGCAGGCTAGTTCCCAGTGGAGGTGCAGACCATTGCCCTCCATCCCACAAGCATGTGTCAGGTGTGTATACAGAGATGAATGAGAAGAAAGGGTGGTCACCATCTTCCCGGAACCCTTCCTCGCCGTGGGAAGTACCTCAGCAGGGTCGAGCAGAGACCAGGACTGGTGTGGACTCCCACCCACACAGCCAGTGCTTAGATTCTGGCTGTGCTGTGTGTCCTTGAGGAAGTTTGTCAGTCACTCTGTGCCAGTCTCCCTGTCTGTGAAAAGAAGTTTGATACTGATAGTTCCAACCTGTTAGGATTGTCTGATTaacgtacgtgtgtgtgtgtgtgtgtgtgtgtgtgtgtgtgtgtgtggtgtttaaATTTGTGCGTGGAACCTAGTCGGTGCTCCTCAGTATTGCCTAAAGTCCAGAATGACGGGCCTTACGCAGAGGGAATGTCAGTGTGGAGGACCGCATGTTGACAGAGGGGCTCTTCCATAGTGGGCAGCCTCTGAAGCCATTAGGAGAAGCCTTTCTATGAAGAGATGGCCCCCAAGCTAAGTGCTGAGGGAGGTGTAGGACTcgcctgggggtggggcggggacaCGTGGGCCTGCTGGGGGCGAGAGGGTGTGGGGCCATCGCTGAAGGCTTTAGGCCACGAGGAACCGTATGCTCACCATGGCGGTAAAGTGCAGGCATATGGGGAAGGGATAGTGAGACCAGATGCTGTTGTAGGTGAGGAGTGGCCATGGTCTGGACGGACAGGGCTTTCTGGGAAGGTTTGGAGGATATTTAGGGATTAGAGGGGGCCCCGTGGCAACGCTGGTTGgaaaagctgggggggggggagtagcgTGTAATGCTGGACAGCACTCAAGTGACAGGCGGGCAGAGGTGAGGTAGTAGGACCACGTGAACTAAGAACAGAGGTCCAACCACCTGTACCTATGTTCCTTCACGCTtctgaatttttagaaatgagCGCTACGTTGAGTGAAATGTCAGGCATTCTGTTACACGCCACAAGTAGACAAAAACACCGCTCTCTTGGCTTTTAAGAGTTCAGTCTAGGGGGACCGACAAGCCCGTGATGCTGTCATCACCACTGAAAGTGATACGattgccaggtgctggggaaacaAGGCAAAAGAAACAGTATCCGCAACCAGGGCCGAGGCCCCTGGAGAGTAGCCTGCAATGGGGAGCttggggcggaggggagggaggtggcgtGTCTGAGGGCAGGCTCTTTCCTGAATGCGCGAGCATGTTCTCCACCTGGTGCAGTTGTGAGTTTCCTAGTCTGTACTTCAGAAATCCCCCTTTTAGTTAGTTTCCAGTGTAAATGAACTAGATTGCGTTCATCTGGCACaatcttatttatgttttttgttgcAGGAAATTGAAGAGCCATCCTTGGAGCCAGGTACTGTTAAATGAAAAACTTACCAGCGGGGGTTTGGAACCATTCTAGCTTTCCACCTTCtctaatttaaattctttaattttaaaaagttgccttACTGTAGTATACATTGTTCTAAAGGTTTACGATCCAGAACATACCAGGATCATAGAGATTGGAAACCCAGCCATATCACCAGATCTGTGAAAGTGGCTGACTTCTCATTTTACAAACTGTATTGGTGAGATGAGACTATCTCATGCCTTTTTAAACGTAAACGGCATTTAAACATGTAGAAAGAGTTTGCATGCCTCTCAAGAGCTAATAACCTCTGCACCCCACAAAACAGATCTTGTGATATTGGGCAGTGTCTTAACTTTGTGGTTTTTAATTCAGGCAGTGCAGGTAGCTGTAGGGAGATGCGTTTTAAAACATTGAGACATAACTggattccagaagaggaaagagtTTCTTCATGAGAATTCCAAACAAATACCGTTCACTTTCTGGACTGCAAATATCTCAGATCACCGATGGAAGAGATTCTGGTTTTCATGTTGGACTGTTCtgttaaaagaaattcaaagaaatttggaaattGAGCTGTTCAGTGAATGGTGATACATTCAGTTAAGCAACTTGGACTTTGGAAGCTAAATTTGGAAGAGTTCTATGTAAACGACGACAGAATGAAGACTGTCAAGAATCAGCCAGAAGGTTTTGGGGGTTAAATCTCTGGGATGCTTTTCTCTTCCATGTAGCGTAGCGGCTTACTGTAGCAGTCGGTTGGAGCGCAGGTAGTGTAACCAGTGTAACTTTGTGTACCCGCGGGTTTTCCAATCTCTGTGTAGCTAGCGGTTCTCTTCGTGTTAGCGTGGCAGCCGTGCCGGTTCCGCATTTGTGATTGCTTTATTTCCCTGGTAATTAAACCTTGTGCCATTCTATTCCTGTTAAATCcgtagaaaatgagaaaatactcgACATTTTGGGGGAAACTTGTAAATCTGAGCCAGTAAAAGAAGAAGGTTCCGAGCTGGAGCAGCCCTTTGCACAGGATACAAGTAGCGTGGGGCCAGACAGAAAGCTTGCGGAGGAAGAGGACCTTTTTGGCAGCGCCCATCCGGAGGAGGGTGACTTAGATTTGGCCAGCGAGTCAACAGCACGAGCTCAGGCGAGCAGGGCAGACACCCTGTTAGCGGTAGTGAAAAGGGAGCCCGTGGAGCAGCCGGGCGATGGCGCGCGGACGGACTGTGAGCCTGTAGGGCTAGAGAAGCCAGTTGAGCAGAGTAGTAAAGCCTCAGAGCACACGGAAGCCTCTAGCGAGGAGGTCGCGGAAGCGCCCCAGGAAGCCTCAAGCCCAGACCCCAGAGATAGCAAAGAAGACGTGAAGAAGTTTGCTTTTGAAGCTTGTAATGAAGTCCCTCCGGCTCCTAAAGAGTCCTCAGCCAGTGAGGGCGCTGATCAGAAaatgaggtttgttttttctcagttttagacCAGACGCTATCTCCTTTTCATTGGTCATTTAATGACACACATAAGCTGTTTTTTCTGCAATTGGCCAGCCAGACTGATGCAATTGTAGTTTACTTCTAAAcgatgttttatttctctttattttaaactgattacataatcttttttcttttctcaacctATCATGgttgttttctttaattcttcctAATTATCTTTAGCCCAGCAGAATTAATTAACTCCTGTGGGTCTGAAATCTTATGGTTAGGTCAGATTTCCAATACAAGTTTGTCGGGGTATCATTTTTTCAGAACTAAATTTCGGGTAGGTATGCAACCTCAGCacgtgttttataattttgagttTGTTTCCTCTCTGCTGCTTCCTTCTGGAGTGACATTATCTTTTGTCTCTAGTTCTGTCGAAGATGACTCGGATACAAAAAGGCTTTCCAAAGAGGAAAAGGGTAGGTCACCGGGGCGACCCCAGTCTCCTGGAGCATGTTGGGCCTTGGCAGCAGTGGGGTATCTGCTTCCGGTTCGTTGCATATGGTGTTTCTTTCCCAGATGTGCTTTGGGGCCTCTCATGAagcctttctcccctcctctgctacTCATCTGCAGGTTCTGGGTTATAGAGGACAGGCCAGGTCCTCAGAGTTATTAACCTGTCGATCGGAAGCAGACACTTGTTTTCGAGGGAGCACTTTGAGCTCATCGATCCTGACTGGCCCTCTGATTTGCAGACTTCCTTAGCCTCAGTGATACTTGTAAATGGGAATAAATGTTCTGACTTCAGCTATCGTGGGGTTATCTGGTACCTCAGGTTTATCAACAGCTTCGCTCTCTATTAAAATCGCTAATGGAGACGACGTTTTGTTGGTTCGGATTCCTTCTTAGCAGTCTagaagaagaaatccagatgagGCATAGGCGGGAAGGTATATATGACAAGAAGGAGAAGCATCTGGATTGGGTTCATCCTGATAGCAGCTGTTCTATGGGCAGAAGCCACTCCACCGGGCTGCCTAGTGCCATTTGGCGACTTTCTGTGTGAACCAACCTTCCACGTTCCTGAGAGCCCCTGGTTCACTGCTGTTAAACTGGCTTTGCTCACCACCCTGGTAGACCTGGTGTGCGTTTCCCAGCGTTGTGTGAGGACGTGGCAGGCCCTCCTGTCTTAGCCGGCTTGGGTTGTGCTGGCATCTGGGAGAAGTGGGGAAGTGTCTGGTTTGGAATGACTTTAGTCTTTAAGACTCAGGATCTCGTGAGTGTGGTGGTTTTGACCagacttttcttttgaaataggtCGTAGCAGTTGTGGTAGAAATTTCTGGGTTAGCGGACTCTCTTCTACCACCAGAGCCACAGATTTGAAGAATCTTTTCAGCAAATACGGGAAGGTAAGACCAAGGGGTCATCGaggagagaaaatgtttttaagccaATGTAGTACGGCCTTTACATGCAGATGATTGTCCCCTCTCGGGGACTGCTTTGAACGACGCCGTGCCGTTCTTTGGCTCATGTTTGCTCACAGCCTGTGGCGGGTCTGTCCCTCCACCGCTCGCGGTGAGAGAGGTGGAAGCTCCCAGAGCCCACGCCTGCTCCGTATTGTTTCTCCCTTTTCCCGGGCCCCAAAGCCACCACGTAAATTTTAGAGGATTTTCTAAAtctgtttctgtggtgttgagtCTTCAACTTCAGCAGTGGTGGCAAAGGGCAGGGCGGGGAGGTGCTGTCAGCACTTCTGCGAGATGGTGGTCACTGTGGAACTGGAGGGAGGCTGTAGAAAGGGGTTGTAAACAGGGCCTTTAGGGTCAGACTGGTCTGGGCAGCTGTGGGCCCAGCTCTGCTGCTCACAGTCGAGTGGCCGGGAGCATGTCATTTCCCCTGTGTGAGCTCCCGTCTGCTTGAGGGCCCTCAGAGGTGCTGGCTCCTTCGGATGGCGTGTGTAGCTGTTGCAGAGCTGTTGGTGCCCCGGCCCGTGTCCCTCAGCCCGCCTGCTTTCACCCACAGCCGGGCCACTTCTCTTCTGCCTGATTCCCCTCCAGGCCGGCTGCGGTTCCGTGTTTGATTTAGAGTACCTGCGTTagctctcttcccttctctttttcaccACCTCCCCATGTGCTTTCTAGATTCACCTCCTAAATAAACTGCTGCATCCAGGGTTCATTTTCTCAGAGGTAGCTTTTGGGGCAAGCCAAAGTGAGACTTAAGCACAGGCCTCTGTTTATAGTAAGGATTCAACAGTTTATAGCGGAGAAAACCAATAGTATTTGCTTTGGTTATCGATGTCTGGGAaccaaaaagagtgaaattaaaTATGATGGGGTTGTAGAAGTAACTAATGATTCCCTGGGCCTCGGTAATGCGTGGTGGGCCTCTTTCATGATTCCCCTGTGGCCCAGATGGGTACTCTCAGCAGGGACATGTCACCTTGGAGCCTGCAGTGTCTTGGGTTCGTTCTCAGCTTAATGTCCTTGAGTAGGGACAGCCCACTCGGAAACTCTCTTGGGTCTGAGTGTCTGTGTGGCATAATGAGGGTGAATACTGGCTTATGTGGGACCTCCCCTCAGCCAGAGTGCCTAACCTTAACTTGCCAGGGTCACTGGGAGAAGTAAGTAGTGTGCAAAGATGTGCCTCTGGTGCCAGAAAGCTCTCCTACCGAATTTTGTCATCGCTCGGAGTAAGATGGGTTTAGCGTCCTTACGTCAGTCTCCACGTGCACATCTGTCTTCCTGCTTCACTGCCCACACGGCTAACGGAATGATGGCTGAGGTCTGATCCCCAGAGGGAGCGGCCGGAAGTGGGGCAGATCCGCAGAGTCGTCCCAGTGAGGCAGTAGCGTCATCCTCCCTAGTTGTCATATGCCACTTGTCAGGCACTGGGTGACGGGGCGTCGCCCACAGTCCTCGTTCCAGGGCAGGTGCCGGGACTCATGCATCAGAGGAAAGCAGCGTGAACGGGGATGTCCTGTGCGTTTCACGCAGCGGGTGTTGGGGGTCTGTGAGTGGGGGCTTTGTGTCTGAGTCCCGTTTGTGTGCTTTCCTTTGAGGTGGTGGGCGCTAAGGTTGTGACAAATGCCCGGAGTCCTGGAGCTCGCTGCTATGGCTTTGTTACAATGTCCACAGCAGAAGAGGCCACAAAATGCATTAACCACCTGCACAAAACAGAGCTCCACGGGAAGATGATCTCCGTGGAAAAAGTAAGTGGTGGTTTTCTTACCGGGATGTGACCCTTTTAGGAAATAAGGTAATACTTgcacttgattctttttttcaggCGAAAAATGAACCAACTGGGAAGAAAACTTCtgagaagagagagggtgaggggaagaaggagaagtcCAGCACCAGTGACAGGTATTGCTCTTCTCTGAGGGAACTGTGGACAAGATGGCCTTTCTACGTTTCGCATCCTGCACGTTTTCCACGGACAGGGAGACCGCAAGGCCTCCCCCTCCTTTAGTTTATACTAACGTTTGGTGGAGGGGGTTCACCTTCAGTAGCTCCCTGAGAGGATTCCTTCCTTCAGCCCCTCTTCCCAGGGTGCTTGGGGAGAGCAGGCGGCTCCCCTTGTCGGGCCTCGTCCCGCTGACGCCCAGGCAGCCTCCTGGTCACGTGGCACTCACTGCAAGAGTCTCGTCGTGGCTGCTTCGCTGCCTAAATGTTGGACGTAATGTGCGTCTGTTCTGGGATGTCATTTGTAGATCTGCGAACCTCAAGAGGGAAGATAAAGCTGATAGAAAAGAGGACACTAAGAAGGGTGAAGACATGAGCGGAGAAAAGAGTAAAGATCAAGAGGATCAGAAACCTGGCCCCTCGGAGCGATCTCGAACCACAAAATCAGGTACTGTCACTGGTGATGTCACCCTGTGCTCTGTTCCCGGCTGTTGTGGTTTACGGTTTGCTGTCAGCAGTGCATACTAGATTTCTTTTCCATAGAGAGAAATCCTTTTTGTCTAATCTGggagttttctgtttcttccattacACAACTCCTTTCTTCTGTAGGAAGTCGAGGAACCGAGCGGACCGTAGTGATGGATAAATCTAAAGGGGTGCCTGTTATTAGTGTCAAGACTTCAGGATccaaagagagagtgagtatcAATTTTCTAACTAGAGTATTTAgtgtttctcttatttcacttatttatttttttattcttaaagtttatcttgagagagtgagagcaggggagagacagagaatcacaagcacaCTCCGtcctgtcatcacagag contains these protein-coding regions:
- the SAFB gene encoding scaffold attachment factor B1 isoform X3, yielding MEDKETLNNLDTSSSDFTILQEIEEPSLEPENEKILDILGETCKSEPVKEEGSELEQPFAQDTSSVGPDRKLAEEEDLFGSAHPEEGDLDLASESTARAQASRADTLLAVVKREPVEQPGDGARTDCEPVGLEKPVEQSSKASEHTEASSEEVAEAPQEASSPDPRDSKEDVKKFAFEACNEVPPAPKESSASEGADQKMSSVEDDSDTKRLSKEEKGRSSCGRNFWVSGLSSTTRATDLKNLFSKYGKVVGAKVVTNARSPGARCYGFVTMSTAEEATKCINHLHKTELHGKMISVEKAKNEPTGKKTSEKREGEGKKEKSSTSDRSANLKREDKADRKEDTKKGEDMSGEKSKDQEDQKPGPSERSRTTKSGSRGTERTVVMDKSKGVPVISVKTSGSKERVSKSQDRKSASREKRSVVSFDKVKEPRKSRDSESRRVRERSEWEQRMQAQWEREERERLEIARERLAFHRHRLERERMERERLERERMHVEHERRREQERIHREREELRRQQELRYEQERRPAVRRPYDVDGRRDDAYWPEAKRAALDERYHSDFNRQDRFHDFDHRDRGRYPDHSVDRREGSRSMMGEREGQHYPERHGGPERHGRDSRDGWGYGSDKRMSEGRGLPPPPRGRRDWGDHGRRIEDDRAWQGAADGGMVDRDHKRWQGGERSMSGHSGPGHMMNRGGMSGRGSFAPGGASRGHVIPRGGMQGGFGGQNRGSRPNDTRFTRRY